One window of the Labeo rohita strain BAU-BD-2019 chromosome 9, IGBB_LRoh.1.0, whole genome shotgun sequence genome contains the following:
- the klf5b gene encoding Krueppel-like factor 5 has protein sequence MDGYLPPQFHTLSDHKKFCQENSLTMDQGTPYSINMNVFLPDVTYLRTGMCRPVRSAAPQIKTEPLHSSFNYSSCHGSVAPTMTHPEYTNLYSPAAETGSNVYVKQETPSLEFPDVPLFQLLNSELEPNVPGGTDSHNAACPPMPTYNAIHPQPSHIAERPLCNMSSSGYSLTAQFAQHPQKRAAYLPPSPPNSEPGSPDRRKELIQNLSPPPSYAASMASKMAGLTPGPAISVQTQAAPAQYNRRNNPDLDKRRIHHCDVPGCKKVYTKSSHLKAHLRTHTGEKPYKCSWEGCDWRFARSDELTRHFRKHTGAKPFQCAVCSRCFSRSDHLALHMKRHQN, from the exons ATGGATGGGTACCTGCCGCCTCAGTTTCACACGTTGTCAGACCACAAGAAGTTTTGTCAAGAGAATTCCCTGACGATGGACCAAGGCACTCCATACAGCATaaacatgaatgtttttttaccGGACGTCACCTATCTACGGACCGGCATGTGCAGACCTGTGAGGTCTGCGGCGCCGCAGATAAAGACAGAACCTCTACATTCGTCTTTCAACTACTCCAGTTGCCACGGCTCGGTTGCGCCCACCATGACGCACCCAGAGTACACAAACCTCTACAGCCCAGCTGCAGAAACAGGTAGCAATGTTTACGTGAAGCAAGAGACGCCATCCCTCGAATTCCCAGACGTTCCGCTGTTTCAGCTGTTGAATTCAGAGCTCGAGCCTAATGTGCCTGGTGGCACAGATTCCCACAATGCCGCATGCCCTCCGATGCCAACGTATAACGCCATTCATCCGCAACCCAGCCATATTGCGGAACGACCGCTTTGTAATATGAGCAGCAGTGGATATTCGCTAACTGCCCAGTTTGCTCAGCATCCTCAGAAGAGGGCGGCATATTTACCACCCTCTCCTCCAAACTCAGAACCAGGCAGCCCAGATAGAAGGAAAGAACTCATACAGAACTTATCGCCTCCTCCATCATATGCTGCCAGCATGGCATCTAAAATGGCAGGTCTTACCCCTGGACCAGCTATTTCTGTCCAAACACAAGCAGCACCTGCCCAATACAACCGCAGAAACAATCCAGACCTAGACAAGAGGAGAATACATCACTGTGATGTACCAG GATGTAAGAAGGTCTACACCAAGTCCTCACATTTGAAGGCCCATTTACGTACTCACACAG GCGAAAAGCCATACAAGTGCTCATGGGAGGGGTGCGACTGGCGATTCGCCCGTTCTGACGAGCTAACGCGCCACTTCAGGAAGCACACGGGGGCCAAACCTTTCCAGTGCGCCGTATGTAGCCGTTGCTTCTCCCGATCGGACCACCTGGCCCTCCACATGAAAAGACACCAGAACTAG